One genomic region from Apodemus sylvaticus chromosome 1, mApoSyl1.1, whole genome shotgun sequence encodes:
- the Ms4a1 gene encoding B-lymphocyte antigen CD20 has translation MTTPRNSASGPFPTEPTKGPLAMQPAQKVNLRRTSSLVGPTQSFFMRESKALGAVQIMNGLFHISLGGLLMIPTGVFAPICLSVWYPLWGGILYIISGSLLAAAAEKTSRKSLVKAKVVMNSLSLFAAISGIILSIMDILNITVSHFLKMERLDLIKTPKIYVDIYNCEPSDSSDKNSPSTKYCNSVQSVFLAILSLMLISAFFQKLVSAGIVENEWKRMCSQHKSNVVLLSAGEQKEQKITMKEEIIELSGVSSQPKNEEEIEIIPVQEEEEEEAETNFPAPPQEQESLPVENEIAP, from the exons ATGACAACACCCAGAAACTCAGCAAGTGGACCTTTCCCAACAGAGCCTACAAAAGGCCCCCTTGCCATGCAGCCTGCTCAAAAAGTGAACCTCAGAAGGACATCTTCACTGgtgggccccacacaaagcttcTTCATGAGGGAATCGAAGGCTTTGGGG gCTGTCCAAATCATGAATGGCCTCTTCCATATTTCCCTGGGGGGACTGCTGATGATCCCCACGGGGGTCTTTGCACCCATCTGTTTGAGCGTATGGTACCCTCTGTGGGGAGGCATTTTG TACATTATTTCAGGATCACTCCTGGCAGCCGCAGCAGAGAAAACCTCCAGGAAGAGTTTG GTCAAAGCGAAAGTGGTAATGAACTCTCTGAGCCTCTTTGCTGCCATTTCTGGAATAATTCTTTCAATCATGGACATACTTAACATTAcagtttctcattttttaaaaatggagagaCTGGATCTTATTAAAACTCCCAAGATATATGTTGATATCTACAACTGTGAACCATCTGATTCCTCAGATAAAAACTCCCCATCTACAAAGTACTGTAACAGTGTGCAGTCTGTGTTCTTG GCCATTCTGTCGTTGATGCTGATCTCTGCCTTCTTCCAGAAACTTGTGTCAGCCGGCATTGTGGAGAATGAGTGGAAAAGAATGTGTTCCCAACACAAATCT AATGTGGTTCTGCTGTCAGCTGGAGAACAAAAAGAGCAGAAGATTAcaatgaaagaagaaatcattgaGCTAAGTGGGGTGTCTTCCCAGCCAAAGAATGAAGAGGAAATTGAAATTATTCCAGtgcaagaggaggaagaagaggaagcagaaacaaaCTTTCCAGCACCTCCCCAAGAGCAGGAATCCTTGCCAGTGGAAAATGAGATTGCTCCTTAA